One window of Rhodothermales bacterium genomic DNA carries:
- a CDS encoding 4a-hydroxytetrahydrobiopterin dehydratase: MPLQKLSPEAIDKRLATLAHWSVVDGKLHREFQFADFNAAFGFMTRAALVAEQMNHHPEWFNVYNKVRVDLTTHDAGGISHLDFELAAKMDGLGG, from the coding sequence ATGCCACTCCAAAAACTCTCTCCTGAAGCCATCGACAAGCGCCTCGCGACCCTCGCCCACTGGTCGGTCGTCGATGGCAAGCTGCACCGCGAGTTTCAATTCGCGGACTTCAACGCCGCGTTCGGGTTCATGACCCGCGCGGCGCTCGTGGCCGAACAGATGAACCACCATCCAGAGTGGTTTAACGTGTACAACAAGGTCAGGGTAGACCTGACGACCCACGACGCCGGGGGGATCAGCCACCTGGATTTTGAGCTCGCCGCGAAGATGGACGGATTGGGGGGGTGA